From one Bacteroides eggerthii genomic stretch:
- a CDS encoding arabinan endo-1,5-alpha-L-arabinosidase codes for MRKMLCVAVTSMGILFAGCNSPVFTPIASPNPWQDDYSFLSSMDNYRSWGTYNVHDPSCRKLGDYYYMYSTDAILGENRQEAEEKNVPLGYIQVRRSKDLVKWEFVGWAFPEIPQEAVEWVRSHAGGEGATNIWAPYIIPFGDKYRLYYCVSAFGRKTSYIGMAEAASPEGPWTQRGCVVKTNEASVMNAIDPSVMADPVTGKWWMHYGSFFGGLYCVELDPETGLPVEEGDQGHLTARRANYQKDNLEAPEIIYNPDLKQYYLFVSYDPLMTTYNVRVGRSDKAEGPFVDFSGVELKDTTNNFPILTAPYRFHNHPGWAGTAHCSVFTSDEGQYFMAHQGRLSPHNQMMDLHLRQVFFTPDGWPVVSPERYTGSVSRKFSAEDMAGEWEVIRIQEPAYERRLQAGQILWGEGQLKEEEWNVSHLLSLEKNGHLGENKGNWEFLEAKQLLSLTLEGEIINNLIIFAGHDWENEKETVLFTGLDSRGRSIWGKRIK; via the coding sequence ATGAGAAAAATGTTATGTGTGGCCGTCACGTCCATGGGAATTCTGTTTGCCGGTTGCAATTCTCCGGTTTTTACTCCCATAGCTTCGCCTAATCCCTGGCAGGATGACTACTCTTTTTTGTCCTCTATGGACAACTATCGCTCGTGGGGAACTTACAATGTACATGATCCGTCTTGCCGTAAATTGGGCGACTATTATTATATGTATTCCACCGATGCCATTTTGGGTGAGAACCGTCAAGAAGCCGAAGAAAAAAATGTTCCGTTGGGATACATACAAGTACGCCGTTCCAAGGACCTTGTCAAATGGGAGTTTGTCGGCTGGGCTTTTCCGGAAATACCGCAGGAAGCTGTGGAGTGGGTACGTTCACATGCCGGAGGTGAGGGAGCAACGAACATCTGGGCTCCTTATATAATCCCTTTCGGTGATAAATACAGACTCTACTATTGTGTATCGGCTTTTGGCCGCAAGACATCGTATATAGGTATGGCAGAGGCTGCATCGCCCGAAGGCCCTTGGACACAACGAGGTTGTGTTGTCAAGACCAATGAGGCTTCGGTAATGAATGCAATTGATCCGAGCGTCATGGCCGATCCTGTCACCGGAAAGTGGTGGATGCATTATGGATCATTCTTTGGAGGGTTGTACTGCGTAGAGTTGGATCCGGAAACCGGACTTCCCGTCGAGGAGGGAGATCAGGGGCATCTCACCGCACGCCGCGCCAATTATCAGAAAGATAATCTGGAAGCTCCCGAGATTATTTACAATCCTGATCTGAAACAGTATTATTTGTTTGTTTCATACGATCCGCTGATGACTACCTATAACGTGCGGGTAGGGCGTTCGGACAAAGCGGAAGGTCCGTTTGTTGATTTCTCCGGCGTGGAACTGAAAGACACTACTAATAATTTTCCTATTCTGACAGCTCCATACCGCTTTCATAATCATCCGGGTTGGGCAGGGACTGCACACTGCAGTGTATTCACCTCGGATGAAGGGCAATACTTTATGGCACATCAGGGACGCCTGTCACCCCATAACCAAATGATGGATCTTCATCTGAGGCAGGTCTTTTTTACGCCCGACGGATGGCCGGTGGTGTCGCCCGAACGTTATACAGGCAGTGTTTCCCGTAAATTCTCGGCAGAAGATATGGCAGGAGAGTGGGAAGTTATACGCATACAGGAACCTGCGTATGAACGCCGTTTGCAGGCAGGCCAGATCCTATGGGGGGAGGGACAGCTCAAAGAAGAGGAGTGGAACGTGTCTCATTTGCTGTCCTTGGAGAAGAACGGACATTTAGGTGAGAATAAGGGTAACTGGGAATTTTTGGAAGCAAAGCAATTATTGTCTCTGACTCTGGAAGGTGAAATTATAAATAATCTGATTATATTTGCCGGACACGATTGGGAAAACGAAAAGGAAACCGTTCTTTTCACAGGACTGGACAGTCGTGGCAGGTCTATATGGGGAAAGCGAATTAAGTAA
- a CDS encoding alpha-L-arabinofuranosidase C-terminal domain-containing protein, whose product MKKYKGLLAVLALAAGSALQAQTNELVIQAGKPGAEIQPTMYGLFFEDINYAADGGLYAELVKNRSFEFPQHFMGWKTFGKVSLKDDGPFERNPHYVRLAYAGHPHKQTGLDNEGFFGIGIKKGAEYRFSVWARVAEGETPAKIRVELADTKSMGEQQAFATADVTVDSREWKKYQVILKPEVTNPKAILRVFLASRQTVDLEHISLFPVDTWQGHENGLRKDLAQALADIKPGVFRFPGGCIVEGTDIASRYDWKKSVGMVENRPLNENRWQYTFPHRFFPDYYQSYGLGFYEFFQLSEEIGAEPLPVLSCGLACQFQNPNMDAHVPLCDLDSYIQDALDLIEFANGAVDTPWGKVRADMGHPAPFNLKFIGIGNEQWGKEYPEHLEPFVKAIRKKYPDIKIVGGSGPNSEGEQFDYLWPEMKRLKADLVDEHFYRPEAWFLSQGARYDNYDRKGPKVFAGEYACHGKGKKWNHFHASLLEAAFMTGLERNADVVHMATYAPLFAHVEGWQWRPDMIWFDNLNSVRTVSYYVQQLFATHKGTNVLSLTMNKKPVTGAEGQNGLFASAVCDKNKNEIIVKVANTSDKKQPLSLIFNGLKKKEVLSGARCIKLSSADMDKDNTIENPLAIIPQETSLDVDGHTLNVDLEPATFAVYILKY is encoded by the coding sequence ATGAAAAAATACAAAGGTTTATTGGCGGTGCTGGCTCTTGCGGCAGGTTCGGCACTGCAAGCACAAACAAATGAATTGGTGATACAAGCCGGGAAACCGGGAGCGGAAATTCAGCCTACTATGTACGGTTTGTTTTTCGAAGATATCAACTATGCTGCCGACGGCGGTCTGTATGCCGAACTTGTGAAGAATCGTTCTTTTGAGTTTCCGCAACATTTTATGGGGTGGAAGACATTCGGTAAGGTGTCCCTGAAAGATGACGGCCCTTTTGAAAGAAACCCGCATTATGTGCGTTTGGCGTATGCCGGACATCCGCATAAACAGACCGGACTGGACAATGAAGGATTTTTCGGTATCGGAATAAAAAAAGGCGCTGAGTATCGTTTCTCTGTATGGGCACGTGTGGCAGAGGGGGAAACACCCGCTAAAATCCGCGTGGAGCTGGCCGATACGAAATCTATGGGCGAACAGCAGGCTTTTGCAACTGCCGATGTAACGGTCGATTCAAGGGAATGGAAAAAATATCAGGTGATACTAAAGCCGGAAGTGACCAATCCGAAAGCTATTCTTCGTGTTTTCCTTGCTTCCCGGCAAACGGTGGATTTGGAACATATTTCCCTTTTCCCGGTAGATACCTGGCAAGGACATGAAAACGGGCTTCGTAAAGATTTGGCGCAGGCACTGGCAGATATAAAGCCGGGTGTATTTCGTTTTCCCGGCGGATGTATTGTAGAAGGTACTGATATTGCATCACGCTACGACTGGAAAAAGTCGGTAGGTATGGTGGAGAACCGTCCGCTGAATGAGAATCGTTGGCAATATACTTTCCCGCATCGGTTCTTTCCCGATTATTACCAAAGTTATGGTTTGGGATTTTATGAGTTCTTCCAGCTTTCCGAAGAAATCGGTGCGGAACCGTTGCCGGTGTTGAGTTGCGGTTTGGCTTGTCAGTTCCAAAACCCGAATATGGATGCGCATGTGCCTCTTTGCGACCTGGATAGTTATATTCAGGATGCGCTCGATCTGATAGAATTTGCAAATGGTGCAGTTGATACTCCCTGGGGAAAGGTACGTGCCGATATGGGACATCCCGCACCGTTCAATCTGAAATTTATAGGTATAGGTAACGAGCAGTGGGGAAAGGAATATCCCGAACATCTGGAACCCTTTGTCAAAGCCATTCGCAAGAAATACCCCGACATAAAGATTGTGGGTGGTTCCGGCCCTAATTCGGAAGGTGAGCAGTTCGACTATCTTTGGCCGGAAATGAAAAGACTGAAAGCCGATTTGGTGGACGAACATTTCTATCGTCCCGAAGCATGGTTCCTAAGCCAGGGAGCGCGTTATGACAATTACGACCGTAAAGGCCCGAAAGTTTTTGCCGGAGAATATGCCTGTCATGGCAAAGGAAAGAAGTGGAACCATTTCCATGCTTCATTGCTTGAGGCGGCCTTTATGACCGGACTGGAACGGAATGCGGATGTTGTGCATATGGCTACCTATGCACCGTTATTTGCCCATGTGGAAGGTTGGCAGTGGCGTCCGGACATGATATGGTTTGATAATTTGAATTCAGTGCGTACAGTGAGCTATTATGTACAGCAGCTTTTTGCAACGCATAAGGGAACGAACGTCCTTTCTCTGACTATGAATAAAAAGCCTGTAACGGGTGCCGAGGGACAGAACGGACTATTTGCGAGTGCCGTATGTGACAAAAATAAGAATGAGATCATAGTGAAAGTGGCCAATACCTCAGACAAAAAACAGCCTTTGTCTTTGATTTTTAACGGATTGAAGAAGAAAGAGGTTTTGTCGGGAGCACGTTGCATCAAACTCTCTTCCGCTGACATGGATAAGGACAATACTATTGAGAATCCATTGGCAATCATTCCGCAAGAAACATCTTTGGATGTGGATGGGCATACTTTGAACGTAGATCTGGAGCCTGCCACCTTTGCGGTATATATTTTGAAGTATTGA
- a CDS encoding glycoside hydrolase family 43 protein, with protein sequence MMKNIFIFWVSSLMLAVPQGLSAQSDTTFVAAGNPIVKHKFIADPAAMVHDGKMYIYGGHDECPPPEEHYDLKEWCVFSSSDLKTWTEHAVPLKAKDFSWAKGEAWASQVIERDGKFYWYVTVEHKTIPGKSIGVAVSDSPTGPFVDARGSALITNDMTTDRSKSYWDDIDPTVFIDDDGQAYLYWGNSQCYFAKLKKNMVELDGPIIPVDLPRFTEAPWIHKRGDWYYLSYASEFPEKICYAMSRSITGPWEYKGILNELAGNSNTNHQAIIEFKDNWYFIYHNGGINPTGGSFRRSVCMERLYYNEDGTMKRIQMTTEGIY encoded by the coding sequence ATGATGAAAAATATATTTATTTTTTGGGTTAGTTCTTTGATGCTGGCAGTTCCGCAAGGGCTGTCGGCACAAAGTGACACTACTTTTGTTGCTGCGGGAAATCCGATAGTAAAGCATAAGTTTATTGCAGATCCGGCAGCGATGGTGCATGATGGAAAGATGTATATTTATGGCGGCCATGATGAGTGTCCTCCACCGGAAGAGCATTATGACCTGAAAGAATGGTGTGTCTTTTCCTCTTCCGACTTGAAAACGTGGACCGAACATGCCGTCCCTCTAAAGGCTAAGGACTTTTCTTGGGCAAAAGGCGAGGCTTGGGCAAGCCAGGTAATAGAACGTGATGGCAAATTCTATTGGTACGTAACGGTGGAGCATAAGACGATTCCCGGTAAGTCCATCGGTGTAGCCGTATCCGATTCACCGACAGGACCGTTTGTCGATGCCCGCGGTTCTGCCCTCATCACCAACGATATGACAACCGACCGTAGCAAAAGTTACTGGGATGATATAGATCCCACCGTTTTTATTGACGATGACGGGCAGGCATATCTCTACTGGGGCAACAGTCAGTGCTATTTCGCCAAACTGAAAAAGAATATGGTGGAATTGGACGGGCCGATTATTCCGGTTGACTTACCCCGTTTCACAGAAGCTCCTTGGATTCATAAAAGAGGCGATTGGTATTACCTTTCCTATGCTTCCGAATTCCCGGAGAAGATATGCTATGCCATGAGCCGTAGTATAACGGGCCCTTGGGAATACAAAGGGATTTTAAATGAATTGGCTGGAAATAGCAATACGAATCATCAAGCTATTATAGAGTTTAAGGATAATTGGTATTTTATCTATCATAACGGCGGCATTAATCCCACAGGAGGAAGTTTTCGCCGTTCGGTCTGCATGGAGCGTTTGTATTACAATGAAGACGGAACGATGAAGCGTATACAAATGACGACAGAAGGTATTTATTAG
- the galK gene encoding galactokinase yields MDIEYVRSRFIKHFDGTTGAVYASPGRINLIGEHTDYNGGFVFPGAIDKGMIAEVKPNGTNTVKAYSIDLKDYVEFGLNEEDAPRASWARYIFGVCREMIKRGVEVKGFNTAFAGDVPLGAGMSSSAALESTYAYALNDLFGDNKIDKFELAKVGQATEHNYCGVNCGIMDQFASVFGKKGSLIRLDCRSLEYQYFPFEPKGYRLVLVDSVVKHELASSAYNKRRQSCEAAVAAIQKKHPHVEFLRDCNMEMLEEAKADISAEDFMRAEYVIEEIQRVLDVCDALEKGDYETVGQKMYETHHGMSKLYEVSCEELDFLNDLAFDCGVTGSRVMGGGFGGCTINLVKEELYSTFIEKAKEEFKKKFNRSPKIYDVVISDGARRLE; encoded by the coding sequence ATGGATATAGAATACGTAAGAAGCCGTTTCATCAAGCATTTTGACGGAACAACAGGAGCTGTTTATGCTTCTCCGGGACGAATCAACCTAATCGGCGAACATACTGACTACAACGGTGGTTTTGTATTCCCCGGAGCAATCGACAAAGGCATGATTGCAGAAGTAAAGCCGAATGGAACAAACACTGTCAAAGCTTATTCCATTGATTTGAAAGATTATGTAGAATTCGGTCTGAATGAAGAAGACGCTCCCCGCGCCAGTTGGGCAAGATACATATTCGGTGTATGCCGCGAAATGATTAAACGTGGTGTAGAAGTGAAAGGATTCAATACGGCTTTTGCTGGCGATGTGCCTTTGGGTGCAGGTATGTCCTCTTCTGCTGCATTGGAAAGCACTTACGCTTACGCATTGAACGACCTGTTCGGCGACAATAAAATCGATAAGTTTGAATTGGCCAAAGTGGGTCAGGCTACAGAACACAACTATTGCGGTGTGAACTGTGGCATTATGGATCAGTTTGCTTCCGTATTCGGTAAAAAAGGCAGCCTCATCCGTTTGGATTGCCGTTCATTGGAATACCAGTATTTCCCGTTCGAACCGAAAGGTTACCGTCTGGTATTGGTGGATTCCGTAGTAAAACACGAACTTGCTTCTTCTGCATACAACAAACGCCGCCAAAGCTGCGAAGCTGCTGTTGCCGCCATCCAGAAGAAACACCCGCATGTAGAATTCCTGCGCGACTGTAATATGGAAATGCTTGAAGAAGCTAAAGCCGATATCAGTGCGGAAGACTTTATGCGTGCAGAATACGTGATTGAGGAGATTCAGCGTGTACTTGATGTTTGCGATGCTTTGGAAAAAGGCGATTACGAAACAGTTGGCCAGAAAATGTACGAAACACATCATGGCATGAGCAAGTTATATGAAGTGAGCTGCGAAGAGCTCGACTTCCTGAACGACCTTGCCTTTGACTGCGGTGTAACCGGCTCCCGCGTAATGGGCGGCGGATTCGGCGGTTGTACAATCAACCTCGTAAAAGAGGAATTATACAGCACATTCATTGAAAAAGCCAAAGAGGAATTCAAGAAGAAATTCAACAGAAGTCCGAAAATTTACGATGTCGTAATCAGCGACGGTGCACGAAGACTGGAATAA
- a CDS encoding MFS transporter → MTQQKQNGKLIAIITMIFLFGMISFVTNLAAPMGIVLKNQFSVSNALGMLGNFGNFIAYAVMGIPSGILLQKVGYKKTALIAVAIGFIGVGVQFLSGHSSPEMAFAVYLIGAFIAGFSMCLLNTVVNPMLNKLGGEGNKGNQLIQIGGSFNSVMATITPMFVGILIAGSIEKATISQIFPVMYTAMAVFALAFLVLLFVPIPEPNAATTTEPIGKLMSGALKFRHFILGAIAIFVYVGIEVGVPGTLNLFLTDPVEKGGAGIASTISGFVVGTYWFLMLIGRLAGASLGAKVSSKAMLTFTSALGLLLVFLAIFSPTDSFVNLPVLQQSATGGLSFGLAEVPINAMYLVLVGLCTSIMWGGIFNLAVEGLGKYLAAASGLFMVLVCGGGILPVIQGVVADMAGFMASYWVIIAALAYLLFYGLIGCKNVNKDIKVD, encoded by the coding sequence ATGACACAACAAAAACAGAATGGTAAACTCATCGCAATCATAACGATGATTTTCCTTTTTGGTATGATCTCATTTGTTACCAACCTGGCTGCTCCTATGGGAATTGTACTCAAAAATCAATTTTCCGTATCCAATGCCTTAGGGATGTTGGGCAATTTCGGTAATTTCATTGCTTACGCAGTAATGGGAATACCAAGTGGTATTCTATTGCAGAAAGTAGGATATAAAAAAACAGCGCTTATCGCGGTAGCTATCGGTTTTATAGGCGTGGGCGTTCAATTCTTGTCCGGACATTCCAGCCCTGAAATGGCATTTGCCGTATATCTGATCGGTGCATTCATCGCAGGTTTCTCTATGTGCTTGCTGAATACGGTTGTAAACCCGATGCTGAACAAGCTGGGCGGTGAAGGAAACAAAGGTAACCAGTTAATCCAGATCGGCGGTTCTTTCAACTCCGTAATGGCAACTATCACTCCGATGTTCGTAGGTATCCTCATTGCCGGTTCTATTGAAAAGGCTACCATCTCTCAGATATTCCCTGTGATGTACACAGCGATGGCAGTATTCGCACTTGCATTCCTCGTACTGTTGTTCGTTCCTATACCGGAACCCAATGCCGCTACAACAACGGAACCGATCGGCAAGCTAATGTCCGGCGCTTTAAAATTCCGTCATTTCATCCTGGGAGCTATTGCAATCTTTGTATACGTAGGTATTGAGGTTGGCGTACCGGGTACACTAAACCTGTTCCTGACCGACCCGGTGGAAAAAGGCGGTGCCGGTATTGCATCCACCATCTCCGGATTTGTAGTAGGTACTTATTGGTTCCTCATGTTGATAGGCCGTCTGGCAGGTGCTTCATTAGGTGCTAAAGTATCCAGTAAGGCAATGCTTACATTCACTTCTGCTTTGGGCCTGTTGCTGGTGTTCCTCGCCATTTTCTCACCTACCGATTCTTTCGTAAACCTGCCTGTGCTTCAGCAGAGTGCCACCGGCGGCTTATCCTTCGGACTTGCAGAGGTACCCATCAATGCCATGTATCTGGTATTAGTCGGTCTGTGTACTTCTATCATGTGGGGTGGTATCTTCAACCTGGCAGTAGAAGGTTTGGGTAAATATCTGGCAGCCGCTTCCGGACTGTTCATGGTCTTGGTATGTGGCGGTGGTATTCTTCCCGTTATTCAGGGAGTCGTTGCAGACATGGCAGGTTTCATGGCAAGCTACTGGGTGATCATTGCAGCTCTTGCATATCTGTTGTTCTATGGACTGATTGGTTGCAAAAACGTAAACAAAGACATTAAAGTCGATTGA
- a CDS encoding aldose epimerase family protein, with protein MIDTTPTESNLSGLDRKAFQKNINNQQTDLYILKNAQGMEVAVTNYGCALLSIMVPDKNGKYANVVLGHDSIEHVINSPEPFLSTTIGRYGNRIANGKFTLYGEEHQLTINNGPNSLHGGPTGFHTRIWNAVQPNESTVIFNYTSADGEEGFPGNLEVEMTYRLEDETNALVIEYRATTDKATVVNLTNHGFFNLAGISNPTPSVLNNIITINADFYTPIDEVSIPTGEILKVEGTPMDFRTPHTIGERINDKFQQLINGSGYDHCYVLNKTESGELSLAATCTDPVSGRTMEVYTTENGVQLYTGNWLNGFTGAHGATFPARSAVCFEAQCFPDTPNKAHFPSAVLLPGDEYQQITIYKFGVEK; from the coding sequence ATGATAGACACTACTCCAACAGAAAGCAATTTGTCCGGTCTGGACAGAAAAGCTTTTCAGAAGAATATTAACAATCAACAGACAGATTTATACATCCTCAAAAATGCTCAGGGCATGGAAGTGGCAGTCACCAATTACGGGTGTGCACTCCTTTCAATTATGGTTCCCGATAAAAACGGGAAATATGCCAACGTTGTTTTAGGACACGACAGCATAGAGCATGTGATTAACAGCCCGGAACCATTTCTAAGCACAACAATAGGCCGCTACGGAAACCGGATTGCCAATGGAAAATTTACTTTATACGGCGAAGAACATCAACTGACCATCAACAACGGTCCCAATTCACTGCATGGTGGGCCGACCGGCTTTCACACCCGTATATGGAATGCGGTTCAGCCCAATGAGTCGACCGTCATTTTCAACTACACATCTGCCGACGGCGAAGAGGGCTTCCCCGGCAATCTGGAAGTAGAGATGACCTACCGTCTGGAGGACGAAACAAATGCCTTAGTGATAGAGTACAGAGCCACCACCGATAAAGCGACAGTGGTCAACCTAACCAATCATGGTTTCTTCAACCTGGCAGGTATTTCCAATCCCACCCCCAGCGTTTTGAACAATATCATTACCATTAATGCCGATTTCTATACTCCTATTGATGAGGTGTCCATTCCCACCGGAGAGATCCTAAAAGTAGAAGGAACTCCGATGGACTTCCGTACTCCCCACACGATCGGTGAACGCATCAATGACAAATTCCAACAATTAATAAACGGATCCGGATACGACCATTGCTATGTACTGAATAAAACGGAAAGTGGCGAGTTAAGCCTCGCGGCTACCTGTACCGACCCTGTCAGCGGACGTACCATGGAAGTATATACTACTGAAAATGGCGTACAGCTTTATACAGGAAACTGGTTGAATGGATTCACCGGTGCTCATGGGGCTACTTTCCCGGCAAGAAGTGCCGTATGCTTTGAAGCGCAATGTTTCCCTGATACCCCCAACAAAGCTCATTTCCCGTCAGCAGTATTGCTTCCCGGAGATGAATACCAACAAATCACCATCTATAAGTTTGGTGTAGAAAAATAG
- a CDS encoding type I phosphomannose isomerase catalytic subunit: protein MYPLKFEPILKQTLWGGDKIIPFKHLNETLPNVGESWEVSAVEGSESVVANGADKGYTLPEMVRKYKDELVGEANYARFGNKFPLLIKFIDAKLDLSIQVHPDDELAKKRHNSFGKNEMWYVIAADKGAKLISGFSEQITPKEYKDRVHNGTFAEVLQTCAIEPGDVFYVPAGRVHGIGAGAFVAEIQQTSDITYRIFDYNRKDKDGKSRELHTSQAIDAINFTDVQDDFRTEYDRIQNEPVEMVASPYFTTSVYDMTEEITCDYSELDSFVIFICVEGACRLTDDNRNEITMCAGETVLLPASTQEVTIVPEGERVKLLETYV from the coding sequence ATGTATCCTTTAAAATTTGAGCCCATCCTAAAACAAACACTTTGGGGGGGCGACAAGATTATCCCATTCAAACATTTGAATGAAACCCTGCCGAACGTAGGCGAGAGCTGGGAGGTTTCAGCAGTAGAAGGCAGCGAGTCTGTAGTAGCCAATGGTGCGGACAAAGGGTATACTTTGCCCGAAATGGTCCGTAAATACAAGGATGAGCTGGTCGGTGAAGCAAATTACGCTCGGTTTGGAAACAAATTTCCATTGCTGATAAAGTTTATCGATGCCAAGTTGGATTTATCCATTCAGGTGCATCCGGATGATGAACTTGCCAAAAAACGCCATAACAGCTTCGGTAAAAACGAAATGTGGTATGTTATTGCTGCGGATAAAGGTGCGAAATTAATCTCCGGCTTTTCCGAGCAGATAACTCCGAAAGAATATAAAGACAGAGTGCATAACGGAACATTTGCCGAAGTGCTCCAGACCTGTGCCATAGAGCCGGGAGATGTGTTTTATGTGCCTGCCGGTCGTGTGCATGGTATCGGCGCCGGAGCATTCGTTGCTGAAATTCAACAGACATCCGATATAACATATCGTATTTTCGACTATAATCGCAAGGATAAAGACGGCAAATCCCGCGAATTGCACACAAGTCAGGCTATAGATGCCATTAACTTTACCGATGTGCAGGATGATTTCCGTACGGAATATGACCGTATACAAAATGAACCGGTCGAAATGGTGGCGAGTCCTTATTTCACCACATCCGTATATGACATGACGGAGGAAATCACTTGTGACTATTCGGAACTGGATTCTTTCGTAATCTTTATTTGTGTGGAAGGCGCTTGTCGTCTGACGGATGATAACCGGAACGAAATAACGATGTGTGCCGGTGAAACAGTGCTGTTGCCCGCCTCTACTCAGGAGGTAACGATTGTGCCGGAAGGAGAAAGGGTGAAGCTGCTTGAGACTTATGTATGA
- a CDS encoding DUF4373 domain-containing protein: MLKKLIIKEKIMAMTYGGIMYFPLNVNFFEDAPIELIEAKFGLVGEAAVMKLLCKMYKEKGYYLLWGEEQCTLFSHKTGIEKSCMEGIINILVEKDFFDKRCYEERHVLTSAEIQKIWLDATKRRKRELTPLPYLLIEKGNDTKAEADHKPEKEDGCIQNQKNYMQSANISPENADNSKQSKVEQSIAVKEEESPVGSLFLTPPGYAHNRQTHNYDGLMFTLQQMKIINPEEVNAILRLSDYGKLRGYVWQVIHSTRWGEIVAKGKYLIAALVKEKKKSGC, from the coding sequence ATGCTGAAAAAATTAATTATTAAAGAAAAGATTATGGCTATGACGTATGGGGGAATCATGTATTTCCCATTGAATGTGAATTTCTTTGAAGACGCACCGATAGAATTGATAGAAGCCAAATTCGGATTGGTGGGAGAAGCGGCAGTGATGAAACTACTATGCAAGATGTACAAGGAAAAGGGATATTACCTGTTGTGGGGAGAAGAGCAATGCACGCTCTTCTCACACAAAACGGGAATTGAGAAAAGTTGTATGGAAGGCATCATCAACATTCTGGTGGAGAAAGATTTCTTCGACAAAAGATGCTACGAGGAGCGACATGTACTGACTTCTGCAGAAATTCAGAAAATTTGGCTGGATGCCACCAAGCGGAGAAAAAGAGAATTGACGCCACTACCCTATCTGCTGATAGAGAAAGGGAATGACACCAAAGCAGAGGCTGATCATAAACCGGAAAAAGAAGACGGTTGCATACAAAATCAAAAGAATTACATGCAGTCTGCAAACATTTCACCCGAAAATGCAGACAATTCAAAACAAAGTAAAGTAGAGCAGAGTATAGCAGTTAAGGAGGAAGAAAGTCCTGTCGGGAGCTTATTTCTGACACCGCCGGGATATGCACACAACAGGCAGACACACAACTACGACGGATTGATGTTCACCTTGCAACAGATGAAAATTATCAATCCCGAAGAAGTCAATGCAATTCTGCGGCTGTCTGATTACGGAAAGCTGAGAGGATACGTATGGCAGGTGATACACAGCACACGCTGGGGCGAGATTGTCGCCAAAGGGAAATACCTGATTGCGGCACTGGTGAAAGAGAAGAAAAAATCAGGCTGTTGA
- a CDS encoding SH3 beta-barrel fold-containing protein gives MKKSAKNASLHEALRKLWKIRIMLEKGYTQTCAEWMAERIESLIDHMQYGHALIAFYKQDGTFKLVKATLIHYENEFHRNYEITRVTGTIIFWDVEQQAWRNFQLENFLEWRPIC, from the coding sequence ATGAAAAAGTCGGCAAAGAACGCTTCACTTCACGAAGCACTGAGAAAACTATGGAAAATACGTATCATGCTTGAAAAAGGTTATACCCAAACATGTGCAGAATGGATGGCAGAAAGAATTGAGAGCCTAATTGACCACATGCAATATGGGCACGCTCTCATCGCATTCTACAAACAAGACGGAACATTCAAACTGGTGAAAGCAACACTGATACATTACGAAAACGAATTCCACAGAAACTACGAAATCACCCGAGTGACAGGCACCATCATCTTTTGGGACGTGGAACAACAGGCATGGAGAAATTTCCAACTGGAGAATTTTCTGGAGTGGAGACCGATATGCTGA